The genome window CTTTCCACGTTCTTTGCAAACTCCCCGTACACGATCATCAACCGCGGGATTGGCGGAGATACGACCACTCATGCTCGCCTGCGTTTTCCTGCCGACGTGCTGCAGCTTCGGCCGCGGCATGTCATCATCCTGATTGGCATCAACAATACATGGGCCCTGGACGCTTTTTCTCCTGTAGATCGGCTGTCCGCGGAAGAAATCTACCGGCAAGTGACCGGCGATGTAGATTCCATGGTCCAAGCAGCGCTGGAGATGGCCATCTGTCCGGTCGTCTGCTCCCTGCTCCCCACCCGGATGGACCGCTATGCCCGCAACGATGAGCGAAATGACCTCGTCGTGCGAATCAATCAGGCCTTCAAAACCATGGCAGCCGGCTCAGGTGCCATCTATGTAGACTACCACTCGCACCTGACCGATTCGGATGGGCTTACTTTGCGCGAGGAGCTCGCCGACGATGGCCTGCATCCTCATGTGATCGGATACGGGATCATGACCAAGGTGCTTTGCGAAACGCTTTCCGCACATGGCATTGAGCTGCTCGGATAAAAAGAAAGGATGAGGCGTTCAAGCAGCCCCATCCTTTTTCGTTTATTCGGGACGTCGGTCTTTGAGCCAATCGCCGCCCTTTATTTTTCCTACCGAAGCCATGAGGACGGACAGGTGCGCGACCCCATCGATCCCCAAATATCGGTTCATGTCGCGATCCATCCAGTGACCGACCGTACTGACGCCAAGTCCCAAGCCGTTTGCGACGACGTGGAGATTCTGCGCGACATGTCCGGCATCCCACCAAATATAGCGATAGGCCCGTTCCTTGTACTTGTCCTTCGTCCGGTCCACGACGGCGGTCCAAACAAAATTGACAGCTGCGCGCCGCGTCATTTCCTGTTCCTCCGTAAACAAGTAGGCCGACTCTGCAGGGTCTTCCCGGCGAAGTCCTTCCAGCTGCCAATTTTCCACATCGAGGTGGTACAATCCTTTTTCCAGACCTTCGACATGGTTGACCAGCAAATAGGTTTCGATCGGATAAAGAGCCCCTGCCGACGGAGTCGTCCGCAGCTGGTAGTCCCCCATATCGGCTGTAATTCCTTGGGTTCCCCAGAGGAGAATGTTCAGCTCATTTAGCGTCATCGGCGTAGCCAAAAAGTTCCGCTTGGATCGGCGGCTGCCAAGCAGCTCCCACAGGTTTGGCGAATCGGGGAAATCAGGCTTGCCTAGGGGAATGCGGACGAATGCTTCCTCATAACGCAAATAAGTAGCGGGACGCTTGGAAAAATCGTAGCGGGAAGCCCAGCCCTTTTCCAGCTCCCCTACACCGTATGAAGTTGCCTGGATAAATTCATTTGCGATTCTTTGCCATTCCGGATGCATCTTCTTGCAGCCTCCCTTTGGATAAACGTTTCGTATGAATCTCACTATACGTTTCGCATTACCATTAGTAAAACAATCGTTTATAATAGGTTGCATAAGAATTATCTAATGGAATGGAGGCGTTTGCTTGTGACTTTGGCCCAGCTCCAGGTCCTCATCGCCGCTGCCAAGGCTGGAAGCTTTACGCGAGCCGCCGAGGACATCGGCTTTACCCAGTCCGCCGTATCGCAAATGATCAGCAGTCTGGAAAAAGAACTGGGAGTCTCCCTCTTTCACCGCAGCCGCAGCGGGATTACCCCGACCAGCATCGGAGAGCGCATGCTGCAGCATGCGCGGGACATCCTCCAAATCACCGCCTGCATGACCCAGGAGGCGGCATCCGCACGAAATCTGGATACAGGCACCCTGCGCATCGCGGCGCTCAATAGTGTGGCGTCCAGGCTGCTCCCGGGGCTTCTGGGTGACTTCCGCAAACGGTATCCGTCCGTAGAAATCATCCTGTTCGAAGGGAAAAATGACGAGATCGACAATTGGATCGCCAGCTCCGTAGTCGATATCGGGATTACCGTTCATCCCGATTCAGACCTGCAGACCCTTCCCCTGATTCAAGACCTCATGATGGTCATTTTGCCCGAGTCGCATCCGCTATGCCAGGAGCCGCTTCTTTCTTTTTCCCAGATCGAGGAGCGCTGCTTTATCATGCCGCGAGATGCATGCGTCAAAAACATGCTGCACAACAATGGCATCTACCCCAAGTCGACGTTTGAAGTCGGTGACATCAGCACGATCCTGACCATGGTCCAGGAGTACATCGGGGTAAGCATCCTCCCCGAGCTGTACATCCCCCAGACCATCCCGAAGATCGTGGCGATCCCGCTCGATCCACCCATCACTCGGCAGCTCGTTCTCGCTGTGCGCAATTGGCAAGCCATCTCGCCTGTGACCGCTGAATTTGCGGTGCACTGCCAGAAGTACATCAGCTCACTGGAAAAGAAAGCGGTCAGGTCTTCGCAGACCTAACCGCTTTCGTCATTTCCCTAAGCTGGCGACAATCTGGCTCAGCTGCCTGATTCCCCGCTCCAGATCCTCCAAAGAAGCATGCGCGTATGAAAGCCGCAAATAGCCATCCGTTTCCTGAGCGTAGATGTTCCCTGGATTCAGCAAAATCCCCTGACGCGAAGCCTTGCTGAAGAGCTCAAGCATAGATACCTTGGCGTTGATCTTCAGCCAGATAAAAAATCCTCCGCTCGGGATTTGCCAGGTAGCCAGCCCGCTCATATGCGTATCCAAAGCCTGGAGAGCCGCTGCCAATCTGACCTTCAGCTCCCTTCGCACCGCCTGGACATGCTCGCTGTACAGACCGCTGGAGAGCCATTCTGCTGCCACTCTCTGCGACAAGGAGCTGGACCCGTAGTCCGTCTGCATTTTGATGTCTGACAAGCGATCAATGACTGGCTCCGGCCCAATCACCCACCCGATGCGTAGCCCCGGTGTCAACGTCTTGGACAGACTGCCCAGATACAGCACGTGTCCATGCTTGTCCCGCGCCTTGAGAGGCAGAGGCGGCGGCTCGTCAAACCAGAGCTCCCGATAAATGTCGTCTTCCATGATCGGCAGGCGTTCCTCTTCACAGACGTGCAGAAGCTCCCGGCGTCTTTTTTCTGTCATGAGCACACCGGTCGGATTGTGGAAACAAGGAATGGTGTAGAGAATATCCCCATTTTTTTGCTTCTTTTGCGCTGCGATCGCACTTGGAAGCAGCCCATGCTGATCCATCGGCAGACCCGACAGCTTCATCCCCGCTGACTGAAACAGATGAAGGGAGTACAAATAGGACGGGCGCTCCAGCAAAACGGTAGAGCCACGGTGCAGCAGTCCCACAGAGATGAGCTGCAGCGCCTGCAGCCCCCGGACACGATCAGAATCGAGGATGGAGATGCTTCGATCCCAAAGCTTTTGACGTACTCACTCAATGCTTGCCTGAGCGGCAAAAACCCTCTCGGCTCTTCATAACCAAACGTCCCCAGATTCCCGGTTACCCGGTGCATGACTTCCTTCATGGTCTCCAGCGGAAAAATATCAGGAGACAGCTCACCTTTTCCGAGTTGAATGAAGCTCTGATTCGATTCATCCCGATTGATTTCCTGAACGGCTGCTTGACTCGGCTTGTACAAGCCGGATTGGACATATTCATTCCAGTCGGGCGGCGGATTGGTGGCGAGCAATGTCCAGGTATTGTTGATGACAACCGTCCCCATGCCCATCCTTCCTTCCAAGAGTCCATCCGCTATCAGCTCCTCCAACGCCGTTATGACTGTACTCCGGTTGACCCCAAACGTAGCAGCGAGGTCGCGCTGGCTGGGAATCACGCTGCCGATCGGCCATTCCCCCGTGGATATTTTCTCCATGACGTACGCGATGATTTGCTTGTACTTGGGTTCCTTTTTGGCGGTTCTCATGCCGTTTTTGCTCATTTGATCAGTCCCCTCCTCTACCCGATCGATGGCAAAGTGGTTGGGTTTCGTTTTGTGCAACTGGTTGAAGCTATTTTAGCAATTCGTCATTAAGATGAAAACAAAAAGGAAGTCGGCCCTTTAAAATGGTTGGGTTTTCTCACAGAAAGGAACAAGCGTAATGAAGAAACGGTCTTCGCTCGCGATTTTCATCGCGCAATGCACCTCCCTCGTGCTTTGGGCTTCGGCATTCCCCGGGATTCGGGTGGGGCTGGAAGCATACTCGCCCGATCAGCTCTCGCTGCTGCGCTTTCTCATCGGTTCTGCGCTGCTCATTCTGTTTGCCGTCGTCTTTCGCATCCGCTTGCCTGAAGGAAAGGATATCCCCGTCCTCCTGTTGCTTGGCGGGCTTGGCTTTACCGTCTATCATGTCGCGCTCAACTACGGCGAGCAGACGATTTCTGCAGGAGTAGCCAGCCTGTTTGTCTCGACAACTCCCCTTTTTGCTTCACTCCTGGCCATGCTCTTTTATCGGGAGCGCTTTGGGATTCGCGGGTGGGTCGGCTCTTTGCTCGGATTCATTGGCGTCATGATCAGTTCCTTGGGGACGGGCGAGACCCTGCAATGGAATGGCGGAATATTCTTAATCCTGCTCGCATCCTTCTCCGAGAGCCTTTACTTCGCGTTTCAACGCACGTATGTAGAAAAATACGGCTTTCTCGCCTTTACGGCCTACACGATTTGGGGTGGAACCTTTTTCATGCTTTACGCGTTGCCTGGTTTGGGAGAAGCCATCGCCCATGCACCCGCGCAGGTTTCCGCAAGCGTCCTCTACCTGGGTATTTTTCCGACAGTGATTGCTTATCTGGCTCTCGCTTTCGTCACGTCGAGGGTCGGCGCCTCCGAGGCTACCAGCTCGCTTTACCTGACACCCGCACTCGCTTTTGCCATTGGCTGGGTATGGCTGGGAGAAGTTCCTACCCTGCCCTCGATCCTCGGGGGAGTCGTCACGCTGTTGGGTGTTTTGCTTGCGACGTTCAGAGTGCAGCACTCCTCTGCGGCAAATGACATCAAGGGGAAGCTCGGCCATTAACGGATCCGCTCTTCCCCTTCTTTTCCGACTGCTCTCTATTCCATCATCCGCACCAGTTTTCGCGAAAGGGCCAGCAGAACCAGCCCCATCAAGATCGCGAGAAGACCAATGATGCCGAAAACCTCAAAATAGCCGAGTGACTGCGTAAAAGCGGCGAGATAACCGCCGAGGATATTCGCCACACCCGTACTTGCGAGCCATACTCCCATCAAAAGCGATGCCAGCTTGAGAGGTGCCAGCTTGCTCACCATCGACAGCCCGACTGGAGAGAGGAAGAGCTCCCCTAAGGTATGGAGCAGATACGTGAAGATGATGAACATGATATTGGATTGAACGACGATGTTGTTTTCGTCACTCCCCGTCTGCAATACAGCGACGATCAGCACCATGTACCCCAAGCCGAGCAAGATCATCCCGCATGCCATTTTCACGGGGATGCTGAGGTCGCCGCGTTTGGTCGATGCCAGCTTGACCCAAAAGCCTGACAAAACAGGGGCGAGTACGACAATGAAAAACGGATTGAGCGACTGGAACCAAGCGGTGGGCACTTCCCAGCCAAAGAAATGCTTGTCCACAAACTTGTCGGCGTACAAGGTCAATGAACTCCCCGCTTGTTCAAAGCCAGCCCAGAAAAAGATGACGAAGCATGTGATGATGACAATGACCGCTGTGCGCTGCTTTTCTTTGGTGGTGAGAGGTTCCTTAGAAACGTCTCCCGCCCCCTGCGAAATAGATGCTGTCCTGACCGTCTCTTTGCCGATGTCGCCCAGATAGCGGTTTCCCAAGCCATTGTAAATGGCTTGTCCGATGATCATGCCGATCGCAGCAGCCAAAAATCCGTAGCGGAATCCAAAGTGATCGACACCATCCACGGATGTCTTGAACAAATCCTCTGCCAAGTAGCCGCAAATCAACGGCGCGAAAAACGCCCCGATGTTGATCCCCATGTAAAAGATGGTAAAGGCGGCATCCTTCCTGCCTTCGTCATTGGGATACAGCTCCCCGACTAGCGTCGAGATGTTGGGCTTGAAAAAGCCGTTGCCGATGATCAGCAGGGCGAGCCCGAGATAGAGCCCGACCGTGTTGGTAACCGCAAACAGCACGAAGTTGCCCAGTGCCATCAAAATCCCGCCAATGGTGATGGCGCGCCTTCTCCCGATGAAGCGGTCAGACAAATACCCTCCAGCGAGTGGCGTAAAATAGACAGCTCCCGTGAAAAATCCATAGATGCTCATCGCCGTGCTTTTCTCATAACCGAGTCCACCGCTTATCAGAGCCGAGGTCAAATACAAGGTCAGTAGAGCTCGCATCCCGTAATAGCTGAAGCGCTCCCAAAGCTCTGTGAAAAACAGCAAGTACAGCCCTGGCGGATGCCGAACCTTCCCATGCTGTGCTTGCCCTGATTCCGCCATCTTTCATCGCTCCCCGCCGCTAGTTTGTTTGCATGTCTCTTGGTACACATCTTTTACTATTTGTTACGGGAGACATTTTATTCCTCACAGAAAAACGCGGCCCCAGTCGAATGGAACCGCGTTGCCCACTTTCTTATTCGTCTATTCGTCGGCCAGCAAGCCGAGCTCGGCTGCGAGCACGAGGTACATGGCATGGGACCAAAGCAAGGGTACAGCCGGACTCCCTTCCCGCTCCACCCAATGCGTGTAGGATTCGGGAGATAACAGGCGATCTTGCACCTGCTCGGGCAGCCCTTCCGGAAGCAGATGAGATTCCACCCAGTGGAGGATCCAGCGCGCTTCTTCCTGTTTTCCGGCGCGGACGTAGTACCAGCCGAGCCATGCTGACAGCAATGGCCACTGCCCACCGCCAAAGTACGTATCTGCCGCATAGCGGTGAACGCCATGACCTGACAGCAGCTCTCGCTCGATTGCTTCTACCGTCCGGATCATCGCCGGATCACTCGGTTCGATCACCCCAAAGGGCACGGAGATCCACAGCAAACTGGCATCCACAGCCGCATTGCCCACCGATTTGATGAAACGGCCGTCGTTGATTCCTTTTTCGAGGACAAAACGGCGAATGTCCTCCCCCCACTGGAAAAGCTCCCCGGCACGCTCCGGAATATGCTGTGCCATCGCTTGGACACCGCCGTAAATGGCTGCCATCGTCACGGGATGCTGCCGGTCTCCCCATTCCTCCCAGCAGTCGTAATTAGGCAGCTCCCAGCATGTCCG of Brevibacillus choshinensis contains these proteins:
- a CDS encoding SagB/ThcOx family dehydrogenase; this translates as MHPEWQRIANEFIQATSYGVGELEKGWASRYDFSKRPATYLRYEEAFVRIPLGKPDFPDSPNLWELLGSRRSKRNFLATPMTLNELNILLWGTQGITADMGDYQLRTTPSAGALYPIETYLLVNHVEGLEKGLYHLDVENWQLEGLRREDPAESAYLFTEEQEMTRRAAVNFVWTAVVDRTKDKYKERAYRYIWWDAGHVAQNLHVVANGLGLGVSTVGHWMDRDMNRYLGIDGVAHLSVLMASVGKIKGGDWLKDRRPE
- a CDS encoding peptide MFS transporter codes for the protein MAESGQAQHGKVRHPPGLYLLFFTELWERFSYYGMRALLTLYLTSALISGGLGYEKSTAMSIYGFFTGAVYFTPLAGGYLSDRFIGRRRAITIGGILMALGNFVLFAVTNTVGLYLGLALLIIGNGFFKPNISTLVGELYPNDEGRKDAAFTIFYMGINIGAFFAPLICGYLAEDLFKTSVDGVDHFGFRYGFLAAAIGMIIGQAIYNGLGNRYLGDIGKETVRTASISQGAGDVSKEPLTTKEKQRTAVIVIITCFVIFFWAGFEQAGSSLTLYADKFVDKHFFGWEVPTAWFQSLNPFFIVVLAPVLSGFWVKLASTKRGDLSIPVKMACGMILLGLGYMVLIVAVLQTGSDENNIVVQSNIMFIIFTYLLHTLGELFLSPVGLSMVSKLAPLKLASLLMGVWLASTGVANILGGYLAAFTQSLGYFEVFGIIGLLAILMGLVLLALSRKLVRMME
- a CDS encoding GDSL-type esterase/lipase family protein, which codes for MNQERPHLIRPGFFSINAAADRRRNEFDFHNEALLYHDRTIDTIFFGDSITHWWDLSTFFANSPYTIINRGIGGDTTTHARLRFPADVLQLRPRHVIILIGINNTWALDAFSPVDRLSAEEIYRQVTGDVDSMVQAALEMAICPVVCSLLPTRMDRYARNDERNDLVVRINQAFKTMAAGSGAIYVDYHSHLTDSDGLTLREELADDGLHPHVIGYGIMTKVLCETLSAHGIELLG
- a CDS encoding glycoside hydrolase family 15 protein, which codes for MTTGTLIEESMRIIKRYQAKSGAYLASPAFRPYQYAWLRDGAFTAYAMDRARQHESARRFYRWCDAVIRRYADKARAAIAAVQAGHTSGGNEQFLHTRYTLDGEEVPGEWGSFQLDGYGTWLWGLSEHVRLSNEIELIRELRPSIDLTLDYLRTCWELPNYDCWEEWGDRQHPVTMAAIYGGVQAMAQHIPERAGELFQWGEDIRRFVLEKGINDGRFIKSVGNAAVDASLLWISVPFGVIEPSDPAMIRTVEAIERELLSGHGVHRYAADTYFGGGQWPLLSAWLGWYYVRAGKQEEARWILHWVESHLLPEGLPEQVQDRLLSPESYTHWVEREGSPAVPLLWSHAMYLVLAAELGLLADE
- a CDS encoding DMT family transporter, which gives rise to MKKRSSLAIFIAQCTSLVLWASAFPGIRVGLEAYSPDQLSLLRFLIGSALLILFAVVFRIRLPEGKDIPVLLLLGGLGFTVYHVALNYGEQTISAGVASLFVSTTPLFASLLAMLFYRERFGIRGWVGSLLGFIGVMISSLGTGETLQWNGGIFLILLASFSESLYFAFQRTYVEKYGFLAFTAYTIWGGTFFMLYALPGLGEAIAHAPAQVSASVLYLGIFPTVIAYLALAFVTSRVGASEATSSLYLTPALAFAIGWVWLGEVPTLPSILGGVVTLLGVLLATFRVQHSSAANDIKGKLGH
- a CDS encoding LysR family transcriptional regulator yields the protein MTLAQLQVLIAAAKAGSFTRAAEDIGFTQSAVSQMISSLEKELGVSLFHRSRSGITPTSIGERMLQHARDILQITACMTQEAASARNLDTGTLRIAALNSVASRLLPGLLGDFRKRYPSVEIILFEGKNDEIDNWIASSVVDIGITVHPDSDLQTLPLIQDLMMVILPESHPLCQEPLLSFSQIEERCFIMPRDACVKNMLHNNGIYPKSTFEVGDISTILTMVQEYIGVSILPELYIPQTIPKIVAIPLDPPITRQLVLAVRNWQAISPVTAEFAVHCQKYISSLEKKAVRSSQT